In Ostrea edulis chromosome 4, xbOstEdul1.1, whole genome shotgun sequence, a single window of DNA contains:
- the LOC125668325 gene encoding kelch-like protein 24, whose amino-acid sequence MANTKKSNECCCFYSTDLGREKKKKVKMEEAPSNVCDCLLEGIRRMYKTQRFTDVIIHVEDQSFRCHRVVLSSVSSYFDVMFSSGMMESNSMSTTIHNVSSQTFDEVLQYIYFGKDIIEPDNVGELLQVSAMLQIAHLQFECEEFILGNVDVNNCLGVWKLGISHNIESLTESSQPFLLSNFDEISQSDDFLKLEKDELDLILRDERLISSGEEIVCKALFRWIEADETRRKVALPDLFENIRLTSVSLEYLLDHLDQHPYILEHESCHKEVKNAIKYHALPSRRQELMWDEKPYRYNAEQEMVLAVVGKRLASDGLIVTEFMGYSFSNKRWVALQPIHTPLGDDFAVCSYGNDIFITGGTSNMTSCLRYSAKFSQWSKRSPMCYGRYRHSMVAVRDSLYVLGGYNFGTLSSIERYDMETEKWESVGELNHGVDKCSAAVMGEKVFILGGCLSFAAKTAGIQCFDTRTGTCTLIANLPRSPKFTNAVKFDDTVHVVCDNGDIISFSGKEEHHTLRKIKGFSKRDFGLFMDHGSLCIVGGNLNLISEKEELCCDVIKVEGEEQHICEHLELPFPMKVTQCLRIVVERKYPLLDIHSLIRDFENIE is encoded by the coding sequence aTGGCAAatacaaagaaatcaaatgaatgtTGTTGCTTTTATTCTACAGACTTGGggagagaaaagaagaagaaagtGAAAATGGAAGAAGCACCGTCAAACGTTTGTGATTGTTTGCTGGAAGGCATCCGTAGAATGTACAAAACGCAGCGGTTTACGGATGTCATCATCCATGTGGAAGACCAGTCCTTCCGGTGTCACCGAGTGGTCCTGTCATCTGTATCTTCCTACTTTGACGTCATGTTCTCCTCTGGGATGATGGAGTCCAACTCCATGTCCACAACTATTCACAACGTTAGCTCTCAGACATTCGATGAAGTCCTGCAGTACATCTATTTTGGAAAAGATATCATAGAACCAGACAACGTCGGGGAACTCCTGCAGGTTTCCGCTATGCTCCAGATTGCGCATTTACAGTTTGAGTGTGAAGAGTTCATCCTGGGTAACGTCGACGTCAACAACTGTTTGGGGGTCTGGAAACTAGGGATATCTCATAACATAGAATCACTGACAGAAAGTAGTCAACCATTTCTCTTATCCAATTTCGACGAAATTAGTCAAAGTGACGACTTTTTAAAGCTTGAAAAGGACGAATTGGACCTCATATTACGCGACGAACGTCTTATCTCCTCTGGGGAAGAGATTGTTTGCAAGGCTCTTTTTCGTTGGATAGAAGCGGACGAAACTCGTCGAAAAGTTGCTTTGCCAGATCTCTTTGAAAATATTCGACTTACTTCAGTCAGTCTTGAATACTTGTTGGATCACCTAGATCAACATCCGTATATTCTTGAACATGAAAGTTGTCATAAGGAAGTCAAAAATGCAATCAAGTACCACGCCTTGCCTTCCCGGCGCCAGGAGCTGATGTGGGATGAGAAACCGTACAGATACAACGCTGAGCAAGAAATGGTTCTAGCGGTTGTAGGGAAACGCCTTGCCAGCGATGGTTTGATTGTTACAGAGTTCATGGGATACAGCTTTTCAAACAAAAGGTGGGTTGCGCTTCAACCGATCCATACCCCACTTGGAGACGACTTTGCAGTTTGCTCTTATGGTAATGACATATTCATAACCGGTGGAACTTCGAATATGACCTCTTGCTTGAGATATTCCGCCAAATTTTCACAATGGAGTAAGCGCTCGCCGATGTGCTACGGCAGATATAGACACTCAATGGTGGCAGTGCGAGACTCGCTTTATGTACTTGGTGGCTACAACTTCGGGACTTTAAGTAGCATCGAACGATATGACATGGAGACCGAGAAATGGGAATCGGTTGGAGAACTCAATCACGGGGTTGATAAATGCTCCGCGGCAGTCATGGGCgagaaagtttttattttgggagGTTGTTTAAGCTTTGCAGCGAAAACAGCCGGGATACAGTGTTTCGACACTAGGACTGGCACGTGCACATTAATTGCAAACCTCCCCAGGTCCCCTAAATTCACAAATGCTGTAAAATTCGACGACACTGTCCATGTTGTCTGCGATAATGGGGATATAATATCTTTCAGTGGTAAGGAGGAACATCACACACTGCGAAAGATCAAGGGCTTTTCCAAAAGGGACTTTGGACTTTTCATGGACCACGGATCACTGTGCATTGTTGGTGGGAACCTGAACTTGATTTCCGAAAAGGAAGAACTTTGTTGTGACGTGATAAAGGTCGAAGGTGAGGAACAACATATATGCGAGCACCTCGAACTACCGTTTCCTATGAAAGTCACCCAATGCTTACGTATTGTTGTTGAAAGGAAATATCCACTCTTGGATATTCATTCTTTAATACGAGACTTCGAGAACATTGAATGA